The Alosa alosa isolate M-15738 ecotype Scorff River chromosome 17, AALO_Geno_1.1, whole genome shotgun sequence genomic sequence CAATAATATCAGTTTTATGTACCAAGTAGATAGCTAAATGTACATTGTGGTGACCGCTCAACAGCGGACTGTGGGTCACTGCAAGTCAAAGTTTGTGTGCATGGATAGGTTTTAATTGTCCGTCCCTCCTTTTAAAGTCTAAACATTTATTTGTTCTTAACTTCAAcctttttcttctctcacaAGGACTTGTGAACACTTTGTAAACACATTGTTAAACAGTCAGCGGAGTAGTTGCTGGAGTAAGCATTCTCCCACTCCCATCCATTTCACTTCCTGTCCCCTCCACTCACCCTCTGCTTCTGCTCCTCGGTGCGGACATCGCTGCGGACGTTGGCCCAGGGGATGTCTTCCGGCCACCAGATGGGTTTGCAGCTCTCTTTGCCCCAGCCGGGCTTCCCACGGCCTGTGGAGTACTTCAGCATCTCTGGGATGAAGGCACGGAGCTGGGCCTACACACgcatgaggagagagggagagggagagagggagagagagagagagagagagggagatagagagggagagggagggagagacagagagaaagagaattaaataaattaagagTCAGACGGAGGTATGAGGGATAGGACAGGAACAGGAAAGAAAAACAGGAAATGACAGGACCAATAAAAGGTAAATAAGGGAAGTGAAATCaaaacagaggcagagagagtgatgaagagagcagaagggagaggagagagaaagtcaacaaagacgtgtgtgtgtgtgtgtctgtgtgtgtttgtgtgtgtgtgtgtgtgtgtgtgggattcaATAACAGAGATGATGGCAGCGGCAGGTTCACACATGCGTGGCACCAGCTGCCCTTGAGGGAGGCTGGCACGTGCCAGCTCTCAGTTCTGCCCGCACGCTGCACCCGACCCCTTCAGCCGTCAGAGCACTGCGATGGACACACACGGGCCGGAAATAGCCGCCCTGAGCAGGAGGAGACGGATCATTTCAGCTGCTATTCTGGGCTCAATCTATAGCTGTGGCTccagctcgtgtgtgtgtgtgtgtgtgtgtgtgtgtgtgtgtgtgagagggtgtgtggagGAGATGCACAAAATGGCTGAGCAAGGTATTTTCCCCTCTGTGCTAATGGGAGGAACAGTGGGTCACATCACTGGGGTTAACACATTGATCAGACACACTAACTACAGACGCCATGACTGAATCTATCCATCGAACCTGACATGAGGACTGATGATGAAGACATAGTGTAGACAAGTAGAAAGTATAGTGTGGGGGATGTGGCTGGACAACCCTGCCTTGGATATAAGCATTATATTTAGTAAAGGAAGCAGACTGTGGATTGAATCTGTTCTGGGATCAGTGTAAACAGAAGCTCAGTCTCACTGAGCTGGATCACAGCTCTACGGGGGATAAAACCCCCCAACAACTATCCTGCAGGGCGCCGTCGTCTCCTCCATGACCACTTCCTGTACTCCGTTTCCTGTGTCTGTTTCGGTGGCAGTGAAGGGGATCAGCTCTAATCAGGtagaacatctctctctctctctctttctctatccctctttctccctctccgtgCCCCCCTTGCCCTCTGGTTTCCACAtgcagccagcaggggaggtGGAGTGGAGTGAGGGATGGCAGGATGGCGGTGGCCATGAGGTGGGGACGGGCTCTGTGTGTCCTCAGTGTCCCTGCTAATGCGTGGACATGCCGGGGAGATTATATTGCACAATGAAGGGCTGCAGCGTCTGCCTGCCTTGACATCAGCAGCTAAATTTGGCTCAGGGGGAAATAAATCGCAACaataacaccccccccccccccaccttgaGCACACGGAATGCCGCAGCCACACTTAGCAAAGGCGACTTCATACAGACTTTACACTGGCTGTATATATGATAACTACTCATTATATGCTAAACCATGGAGCCACAAACAAAGGTGTAGACTTTACAAGAGACAAGATTTAGCTCGCAGGACCTCTAGACCCTAGAATGCACTCAATGGGGAAAGGGTCCTGGGAGGCTGTGAGGTTTTCTATAGGTTACACTAGGCTGGGTTACCAAATGCCTTGTATTGTTCTGATCACATTAGAAGTTATGTACTTGTTGCATAAGTTCCTGAATGCTTAACCACATGCCACAAAAGAACAAATTTTCTATATGATTCCCTCCATGCActtgtgtatgagagtgtttgtgtgtgcgcgtctgtcTCAATTGGGAGATATTTGGAGTGAAAGACTGTGTAAAGATGTGAGCATattactcagtgtgtgtgtgtgtgtgtgtgtctggtctatGGGCAGATGGTCTAATTACAGTGGGGTGGTGGAGTTAAGAGCCACACTGCTGCTGAGGTGAATTTCAGATACTCAGCTCCTTCCCCCCCCGCTAATCCACTGGGGAGCCAATCAGCTGCCAGGAAGAGAGGCttgagtaaagtgtgtgtgtgtgtgtgtgtgtagcaggagCAAACTCAGTAATTACAGGTCCACACACGCATGGGCCTCACCTGTCCCACTGCACCAGGGCCTATATCACACGGCAACCAGCCCCTCCGAGGTAAGCATCCCCTGGGGCTCTCTCCCTACCCCAACCCCAAGCCATCTCTAATGCCATACCCAATCCCCATGCATGGATGTGGAGGACATAAACTGACAAGCGCTTTCTCTCCAGTGctgggaaataaataaataacactaATGAACGTGCACTGCTGCCTCGGCTGCCTTGAGGATTGGCAATGTACTGGCCGCAAGCGtgcgttctgattggctggctggctgcctgCCTGGTACGCTGGCACCGGATGCCGTGAGAGGGTTTTCGCGCATGTGGGGGAGGGAGTGCGTCAGCGGCCCGGTGCCGAGTAAACAAGCAGGGGCCCCATGGGCACAGTGACCCAGGAGTGCCAACCCAACAACTGGCACAAACACGCCTCACCCACTGCACTCATCAAGGGGACATGATGCAAGATGATATCTTAGGATACTTCTAGGCTGCTTCCTGATCACTCATCCTgtttatagtatagtatattagTATCAGGAAGCAGCCTAGAAGTATCCTAAGATATTATCTTACATCATGTGTATCCTAAGATATCATCTTGCAttatgtatatatactatatatatatatatatatatatatatatatatacacacatgatgTAAGATGATATCTTAGGATACTTCTAGGCTGCTTCCTGATCACTCGTCCTgtttatagtatagtatattagTATCAGGAAGCAGCCTAGAAGTATCCTAAGATATCATCTTGCAttatgtatatatactatatatatgtatacacacacatgatgtaAGATGATATCTTAGGATACTTCTAGGCTGCTTCCTGATCACTCATCCTGTTTATTCCTCTTAGGACTAATCCTACATGTTATCATATGCAGCAATTTATTTATAGTTTATCTAATAGAGTGCCTGAGGACTTGCAGCAAATCCAATGGTCATCTGCAGTCCTGTGTCCATCTGCTTCGTGCTGTCTCCACCTGCTGGCTCACTCGGGGACAAAACATTCGCTGGACCATGTACACATTTTTGCCCTCTGGCGCCACCTGCTGGTTAGAGGGCTCACCTGCGTCATCTTGTCCACAGACACGGGGATGCCGTCGATAGTTAGAGGGGGAAGCTCGGAGCTCAGCTCCCCTCCGGCGGGTGCATGCTCAGCTAGTGCATTCTCCAGGTCCTCCAGAATCATGCTTTTATACTTCCTCAcctgaaggacacacacacacacataagtataagtatatatacttttttgatcccgtgagggaaatttggtctctgcatttaacccaatcgatgaattagtgaaacacaaacagcacacagtgaacacacagtgaggtgaagcacacactaatcccggcacagtgagctgcctgcaacaacagcggcgctcggggagcagtgaggggttaggtgccttgctcaagggcacttcagcctcggctaccactggtcggggctcgaaccggcaaccctccggttacaagtccagagtgctaaccagtgggccacggctgccccccagtgggccacgactgccccacatgcacacatacacacacacacaccaacagcagCTAAGTGGAGGTAACAGCACAAATGAAAAGTCCAAAGTTCTGATCATGGGAAGTACCGATTAAGAGTGTGGAACAGTAAAGTACCGATTAAGAGTGTGGAACAGTAAAGTACCGATTAAGAGTGTGGAACAGTAAAAAGTGACAAATAGATTCTAATATGCAATATCCTCTTGATATAAAAGAACAGCGTAGTGCTAAAGTCATAAGGGCTGAGGGGCCATTGAGTTAAATAGAATAAGGACAAAAATATCCACCCTCATTACAACATAAGCCCATAGATGTGTGTCCTATGATATGGAAAAGTACATACAACATTCTCCAGTGGGGCGGCCCCGAACACCTTGAAGACGGCGTTGGGCTTGGAGGGGGAGATGCACAGCACAATGGCCTGCTGGCCCACACGCGTGGTGTACTCGTCCAGAGTGGCCCGCAGTTTCCTGAGAAAGACACCAACACCCAGAGTTCCTCACACATCAAGGTACAGCACACTTCATAATTCTGTGTGGATGACCGCCTGTGCTGAAAGTGAAACTGCAAACTTTCAACAGTACACCGGGAGAGACCATAAGCAGTGGTGAGAGGGGTGAAAAGGTCATCACTCTGATGTGAGATAACAGGGTAGAGTGCTCACCTGAGTAATCTTGTCTGCTGTCTTTTTCGGATCGAGGGGTTAGACTCAAAGATGTGTGGCCTTTTACGTTTCTTTCCTGTTGCCACGGCAGCAGCAGCTGCCATTCCAACTGGCCCTGTTTACAGAGAGAGGATGACTTGTTTTAGCAAAagacatcagtgtttcccatacattgacttatttgtggcggcccaccacaatatcaacattgaccaccacacaatgattttctaggttgtactaaattgtgcttaaagctggttagcatcataaccacgctgtgctaatgtgttaaaaacttttgcattcaagttaattctgcaaacctaccaccacaaatagaattcaattctgtgggaaacactggacatTCCAGAGACTCTGGTCACTCTGGCCCGAAAGACCTCCAGTATGAACAATGCATCTCATTCTAATCAGGAACTCCAGCTACTAAGCCAGACTTCTTACATTAATTAAATCAGTCCTTGATTCTACTATTCTGCTCCTGCTTCAAATAAAACATGGATGGTGTGCTTCTGACCCAACTATGACAATAAGCATCACGCAAGTCACATTGTGAATGCGGTTTATGCTGAATGTCAGAAGGCTAAACCTGAAAACAGGTCTGATCACATCCCATTGTCGAGCGATAACATTGATTCTGACAGCGATTTGGCAAATCAGTAATACTGTTAAACCTGcttttgacattttgttttATCGTCTGTATGTTATTGTTTTGTAAGAAAGCATATGAAGATAATTTTTACAACCATCAACACTGATTTGAGTATCCTTAACTCAACTTAATCAGTGGTCCAAACAGATgcgactgttttttttttaagtatgttCACCTAATGTTACATGCTTATCATTATTTACTGTCTACGCATCAGAATGTTATCGTTCGACAGGCGGATGTGATTAGACCGGTTTACGGGTTCAGCTTTCTGACGTTCAGTATAAACCATATTAAAGACTCATTGCAGTGAAAGACATACTGTTATCGGCATGGCATTTTCTAAGTATTTGGCAACTTTAATTGATTGTGGGCTTTGTAGCGACCAAACAAGCAACAATAAATACTGCCAGATTGTTGCATGATAAGTGTATGCCTTTCGGCAGCAGTcaggcgggtgtgtgtgtgtgtggagcagacCCCAGCCCTCTCTGACCTGCAGCGGCCAGGTGGGCAGTGACCTCATCAGTGCCGGTGGAGTTGAGGATGTCCGAGTCATCATAGGTGTCATCATCGGGTGAGGAGGGCGAATCGTCATCGGCGCTCATCATGCTGTGCTCCGTGTAGGTGGCCACGTGCACCTGCTGCACCTGCTGCGAGACGGCATGCGCCTCGATGGTGCTCATGTGCTCCGCCGCCTGGTGTACCGCGTGCTCTTCCATGGCCAGGGGACACCGGGGGGACTCTCACTagtctggaacacacacacacacacccgtgttccaaattattatgcaaattggatttaagtgtcataaacatttatttttttgcttttcaatTAAACTCATGGATGGTATTGTGTCTCAGGGCTCTTTGGATCATTAAAATCAATCTCAGACACCTGTTAGCcggggttttcccatgctgccttgagCAATTTTATTcgcgctgctaggcagcctggattccatggacttcgttttcacctcaacgaaggaaccaatcacagaacagaggggggacagcaagacgacgacgacacaccgaagcggttatgagctacgtacagacgcatttgatggACATTTGTAgtgcccaataaacggctctgggcattcgtaaaccacatttcaaatacaagaaaatgaacatgtagttcccagaccccatctcaatgagatgaggtctgacgttagccaggctagacacctgtgataattagtttgtgtgtgagcccaatcaaaggaaaaccacttaagaaggatgttccacattattaagcatgccacaggtttcaagcaatatgggaaagaaaaaggatctctctgctgctgaaaagcGTGAAATTGTGCACTACCTTGGACAAGGTATAAAAACATTGGATATTTCCCGAAAACTTACGCGTGATCATCGTACTGTAAAGAAATGTGTCACTGATTCAGAGCACAGGTGGGTTCGTGCAGACAAAGGCATAATAAGGAAGGTTTCTGCCAGACAAATTCATAGGATTAAGAGAGAAGCTGCTAAAGTGTGattgcaaagcagcaaacaGGTATTTGAAGCCACTGGTGCCTCTGGAGTCCCACGAACCTCAAGATGTAGGATCCTCAAGAAGTTTGCAAgtgcataaacctactattcggccacccctaaacaatgctcacaagcagaaacggttgcagtgggctcaggaatacatgaatactaattttcaaacagttttgtttacggatgagtgccgtgcaaccttagatggtccagatggatggagtaaTGGATGGTTGGTGGATGGCCACCACATGCCCCAACAAGGATGAGACATCAGCAAGGAGGTGGCGGAGTCATGTTTTGGGCCGGAATCATGGGGAGAGAGCTGGTAGGCCCCTTTAGGGGCCGGTTGAAAATTACCTCGGCAAAGTATGTAGAGTGACTGACTGACCACTTTCTTCCGtggtacaaaaagaagaaccgtgccttctgtagcaaaatcatcttcatgcatgacaatgcaccatctcaTGCTGCAAAGAATACCTCTGGGTCATTGGCTGCTATGGGCATAAATGGAGAGAAACTCATGGTGTGGCCCCCATCTTCCCCTGAACCTACCAACCCTATTGAAAACCTTTGGAGCATCATCAAGCAAAAGATCTATGAGTGTGGGAGGCAGTTCACAtccaagcagcagctctgggaggctattctgaCATCTTGATATCAATGAAGGGGTCTTATGTTAACATGTAACCTGTTAATACgtttttgattgaaataacttttgatttaatttatacCTCCTTATGCCTCCTAATTCAACAAatgatcatttttatttttttttgtgcaatAGTGCAATTTGGAATAGTGCATTTTGAGATTTTATTTTTGAGAAAAATACTGTTATCATTAGGaggtttgttcaataaaattCGAATAATACTCTAATGAAAATTCGAATAATACTCTATGACTTGAAAATTATACTGACGGTCATTTGCATCAACTATTTaggaaaatctgagaaaaatgtaatttgcataatCATTTGGAACGCagtgtatatataaatatgtacaATGTGTACATGCACTCTCACATACGTAATGCACACGTGCAGCCCTTGTGACTAATATAGACATATTGACGTAAATTAATACATATATTTTTAGTTCTGGATCTGGACATAAACAGTCTTCCTTCCTTAAGAACCTGTGTGACCTGTATGTAGCAATTAGTCAACATCAAAAACTACCAGTTGTTAGGAAAGTGTTCTGACTTATCATAAGGGTGACCATCCACAAAGCAACCACACTGGTGCATTTACTGGGCTGGGAATTTCAGCCAGAGGGTACCAGGAGGATGATTCTTATTGTGGTGATAAACCCAACCAGTGCCAGGGCAGACTCTGCTTCAGACATCCCTGGTGGTAGAAGATATTTGTATCCAAGTAGACGGAGTTGGGGGGATTCTGGTAATGGTGAGGCTTACCACTCTTCAATAGTTTTAATCATTTGTTTCCAAAAGGGCAATCCCACATAAGACAGAGGTAGTAGTCTGCTGCATTCTTACGTTTCCAACACAGCTTATCCTTAATTAGAAATTCTCTAATTATTTGGTTACAATGTTTAAAGGACAGAGTCTGAAACAGTTAATAGCACCATTACATCAGAGGTATATAATTTACCTATGGAGCGACTACCATTTTAATGGTGTTTATCTTTCCCCATAAGCTGAAGTTGATACATTTCCACTGCCCCAGCAGATACGCCTTTATAAATAGAAGCAatgaaaacaaatcagtctgTCGTTAATAACTGCAGTAAGACAGACACCAATATATTGCATCCTCGACTCTATCCATTTGAATTGAAGGGCATTATTTATTATTGGGAGATAGGATCTAGAAAGTACCGGAATTGATAAAATGAGTGTCACTAGTTAGTTTGCATAAAGGGTGAGGTatatgaataaatgcaaatccaaagagataggcctacataaatcCATTATACAACATGGTGGGAAAAATTGAGGAGTTTACACAGTGCATTCATAAAACCAATCATTCCTCATTTACATGACATCAATGCCTCTCCCACATTAAAGATTTTGCTGGATATCCACTCAAACCAGTAATTAACTTGACATAACATTGGAAAAAGAAGTTCAGAAATGGTTCTCATGTGTGAACCGGCAATTGATGGTATTTTGTGTAAACATGATATGTGGAAGTGGAATTATGTCCTTCGCCACAAGTGGGCTAGGTCAACGTTATTGTCGCTCCTACCGCTAGGGGGCATCCATGCATTATGAAATTATAGTGTAACAAGATCCTGTCCCCCAGAATTAACTGTTGTCTTGTTCAGATTGCCAAATGCAACTAAAAGGTAAAGTATATCTGATCAGTAGAAGTTAGACTGTAAAAATCAGCCATTAAAAGtcatcatacatacatacatgataCTGTATTTT encodes the following:
- the nrf1 gene encoding nuclear respiratory factor 1; the encoded protein is MEEHAVHQAAEHMSTIEAHAVSQQVQQVHVATYTEHSMMSADDDSPSSPDDDTYDDSDILNSTGTDEVTAHLAAAGPVGMAAAAAVATGKKRKRPHIFESNPSIRKRQQTRLLRKLRATLDEYTTRVGQQAIVLCISPSKPNAVFKVFGAAPLENVVRKYKSMILEDLENALAEHAPAGGELSSELPPLTIDGIPVSVDKMTQAQLRAFIPEMLKYSTGRGKPGWGKESCKPIWWPEDIPWANVRSDVRTEEQKQRVSWTQALRTIVKNCYKQHGREDLLYAFDDQQVTHQQVATTATHSIAHLVPSQTVVQTISNPDGTVSLIQVGTGQTVATLADASELPGTVTVAQVNYSTVTDGEVHLSNWATLQGGEMTIQTTQASEATQAVASLAEAAVAASQEMQQGGTVTMATGRGKAKGSEAAAHAVATLAEATLQGGQIVLAGETAAAVGALTGVQDGSGLVQIPVSMYQTVVTSLAQGNRPMQVAMAPVATRIENTVTLDGQAVEVVTLEQ